A window from Streptomyces sp. NBC_00299 encodes these proteins:
- a CDS encoding MBL fold metallo-hydrolase: MPATGYTAVEYGGVSVLVGPRQGAYPYGNSLLVRGTSASLVVDPSLSLVEAAPPADLVLVSHAHEDHIAGLGSYDVPVHIHRGDLDALRSRAALVAGYGLPPGDVEEVDRTMRDQFHVQGRADAKAFDDGTVFDLGGRTVTVVHLPGHTEGHSGFLVEPDGFLFIADIDLTSFGPYYGDVGSDLPDYEASMRRCRDIDARWYGTSHQKGVIEGPAEFRHRLDVFAAVVEKREAALLDFLSEPRTVEDIVDHRLVYRPHVQGPHVRPVERRTAVQHLERLKSLGRVEEVEHGRFRARQWS; this comes from the coding sequence ATGCCAGCCACGGGATACACAGCGGTCGAATACGGCGGCGTCAGCGTGCTCGTAGGCCCACGACAGGGTGCCTATCCGTACGGCAACTCACTCCTCGTACGTGGCACGAGCGCATCCCTGGTCGTGGATCCGTCGCTGTCGCTCGTCGAGGCCGCGCCGCCCGCGGACCTGGTCCTCGTCAGCCACGCGCACGAGGACCACATCGCCGGTCTCGGCAGCTACGACGTACCCGTCCACATCCATCGCGGCGACCTCGACGCGCTGCGCTCCCGCGCGGCGCTGGTCGCCGGGTACGGCCTTCCGCCCGGTGACGTGGAGGAGGTCGACCGGACGATGCGCGACCAGTTCCATGTCCAGGGACGTGCGGATGCGAAGGCATTCGACGACGGCACGGTGTTCGACCTGGGTGGGCGCACGGTGACGGTCGTACACCTCCCCGGCCACACCGAAGGCCACAGCGGCTTCCTGGTCGAGCCGGACGGTTTCCTGTTCATCGCCGACATCGACCTGACGTCGTTCGGCCCGTACTACGGCGACGTCGGCAGCGATCTCCCCGACTACGAGGCCTCCATGCGCCGTTGCCGTGACATCGATGCCCGCTGGTACGGCACCTCCCACCAGAAGGGCGTGATCGAGGGCCCCGCGGAGTTCCGCCACCGGCTCGACGTCTTCGCCGCTGTCGTGGAGAAGAGAGAAGCGGCGCTCCTCGACTTCCTGAGCGAGCCACGCACGGTCGAGGACATCGTCGACCACCGCCTGGTCTACCGACCTCACGTCCAAGGTCCACACGTGCGGCCGGTCGAGCGCAGAACGGCCGTACAGCACCTGGAGCGACTGAAGAGCCTGGGGCGAGTCGAGGAGGTGGAACACGGCCGATTCCGTGCGAGACAGTGGAGCTGA
- a CDS encoding GMC family oxidoreductase: MSMYDYVIVGAGSAGCVLAARLSEDPRVRVALIEAGGPDTAQEIHVPAAFPQLFKSDVDWDLDSDPEPGIGGRRAYLPRGKVFGGSSSINAMIYIRGDRTDYDGWAAAGATGWSYTDVLPYFRRAEDNERGADEFHGTGGPLTVSEGRSSHPLTSAFVRAAEQAGHKANDDFNGVTQFGVGRYQLTQRNGLRCSAAVAYLHPALERPNLTVLSSARAHRVVVEGGRATGVEMERGGTVEVVRAEREVILSAGAYESPKLLMLSGIGPAAALSAFGIGVVRDLPVGEGLQDHYMALLNFRTEAESLTGAASADNAALLQSQGRGPLTSNIGEAGGFFRSRDELGAPDLQFHAAPVLFHQEGLGPVAEHGFSFGPCVLAPTSRGAVTLRSPRPDVAPRIVHNYLTTAEDRDALVAGIRIALEIAEQRAVADLVTGPYDVPAADSDTELLAWAQRSGQTLYHPTSTCAIGSVVDPELRVYDVEGLRVVDASVFPAVPRGNTNAPTIMAAEKAADLVKGAA; this comes from the coding sequence ATGAGCATGTACGACTACGTCATCGTCGGCGCCGGATCCGCCGGCTGTGTGCTCGCGGCACGGCTGTCGGAGGACCCCCGGGTCCGGGTGGCGTTGATCGAGGCGGGCGGCCCCGACACCGCACAGGAGATCCATGTCCCGGCCGCCTTCCCGCAGTTGTTCAAGTCAGATGTCGACTGGGACCTCGACTCCGACCCGGAGCCCGGGATCGGCGGGCGGCGGGCCTACCTGCCCCGGGGCAAGGTGTTCGGCGGCTCCAGCTCGATCAACGCCATGATCTACATACGGGGCGACCGGACCGACTACGACGGCTGGGCCGCGGCCGGGGCGACCGGCTGGTCGTACACCGATGTGCTGCCGTACTTCAGGCGTGCCGAGGACAACGAGCGGGGCGCGGACGAATTCCACGGCACGGGCGGCCCGTTGACGGTCAGCGAGGGCAGGTCCTCGCATCCGCTCACGTCGGCGTTCGTGCGGGCCGCCGAGCAGGCCGGGCACAAGGCGAACGACGACTTCAACGGCGTGACGCAGTTCGGTGTCGGGCGCTATCAGCTCACCCAGCGCAACGGACTGCGCTGCAGCGCGGCGGTGGCCTATCTGCACCCGGCCCTCGAACGCCCCAACCTCACCGTGCTCTCCTCGGCCCGGGCTCACCGCGTGGTGGTCGAGGGCGGCCGGGCGACGGGCGTGGAGATGGAGCGGGGCGGCACGGTCGAGGTGGTGCGCGCCGAGCGCGAGGTGATCCTTTCCGCGGGCGCGTACGAGTCGCCGAAGCTGCTGATGCTGTCCGGGATCGGCCCGGCCGCGGCCCTGTCCGCGTTCGGCATCGGCGTCGTACGCGATCTGCCGGTCGGCGAGGGCCTCCAGGACCACTACATGGCGCTGCTGAACTTCCGCACCGAAGCCGAGTCGTTGACCGGCGCGGCGAGTGCGGACAACGCCGCGCTGTTGCAGAGCCAGGGACGCGGCCCGCTGACCTCGAACATCGGCGAGGCCGGCGGCTTCTTTCGCAGCCGGGACGAACTGGGCGCCCCCGACCTTCAGTTCCACGCGGCGCCCGTGCTGTTCCACCAGGAGGGGCTCGGCCCGGTCGCAGAGCACGGGTTCTCCTTCGGCCCGTGCGTGCTCGCCCCGACCAGCCGCGGGGCGGTGACCCTGCGTTCACCGCGCCCGGACGTGGCGCCCCGGATCGTGCACAACTACCTGACGACGGCCGAGGACAGGGACGCGCTGGTCGCCGGCATCCGGATCGCCCTGGAGATCGCCGAGCAGCGGGCGGTGGCCGACCTCGTGACCGGGCCGTACGACGTGCCGGCCGCGGACTCCGACACCGAACTCCTGGCCTGGGCGCAGCGGTCCGGGCAGACCCTGTACCACCCGACCTCGACCTGTGCCATCGGGTCGGTGGTCGACCCCGAACTGCGTGTGTACGACGTCGAGGGCCTGCGGGTCGTCGACGCGTCCGTGTTCCCGGCGGTGCCGCGCGGGAACACCAACGCGCCCACGATCATGGCCGCGGAGAAGGCGGCCGACCTCGTCAAGGGAGCCGCGTGA